The stretch of DNA CGAGCCTGCCATCCCAGCGGCGGCGGGGGCGCAACTGAGGGATCTTCGGACGGAGCTTGGGGCGGCCCGCTCGGTACAGACGCGCTCAAGTGTGGCGGTGAAGCTGGACCGATGGGAGAGCCGGTATTTTCCCCCTGCGGATCCTTCTGCTCCCGTTGTCGTGGCCCCCCCGCAGCGGGCTGCACCGCTTCCATCGTCCTCAGCCCCTGTGCGGCCCCCTCCTTCTTACGGTCAGAGCCTCGATCGAGAGGCGCTCGCACGGCGGATCAAGGACTGTGAAGCCTGGCTGCGGCAGAACAACGATGCGGCCACCAGTCCCGGACTGCTTCAGCTGAAGGACATCCGGTATCAACTCTCGCAGGCCCTCACCCCACAGATGCGCATAAGCGTGGCGGTGAATCTGGACCGGTGGGAGCGGCGCTTCCTCCCGGCGCCATGAGGCGCTCAGGGCTGGCCGGAGACCCCATCGGCTCCGGAGCCCGCCCACGTCTTCGCTATCGGCGCCGGACGAGCAGGATCTGCTCGGCACGGCCGATATGCCCTTGGACATCGAAGAGATCGGTGCTCGTGAGGCCGTGGCCCGTGGGGCCGAAGACGACGCGCGTGTCAAAGCCGATCCAGGCCCCGGCCGGCTGGCGGAACACGTGAATGGTGAGGTCGACATTCGGGAACTGCCACTCGTCTGGCCGTTGACGGACGGCAATCCCGTTGGCTGTGTCCGCGAGCAGCGCGAAGCGAGCGAGGTCGCTCACGGGGTCGCCCTTGACGATCGCCAGCGGCGTGGTGATCCACGCCGTGGTCCGGCCCGGGCTCGGGCCCTCGATGACGCGCACGTCGATCGATTGGATGTAGTCCCCCGGCCACTGGCGGGTGAGATCGAACGCACGGCCGTCCTCGGGGGGAAGCAAGGGCTCCCGGGCGCCGCCCTCGACCTCGGATGTGTCATAGGCCGAGAGTAGCCATACGCGTGCGCGGAGCACCGGCCGGCCATGCTGCGAGAGGACTCCTTCGACGAGCTCAATGGCCCGGCCGGGGCGCAGCATGTCGAATGCCACGTCACACTCGGTGAAGTCCAGAACGCCGAGGTAGTCGTAGCTGATGCGCGTCACGAGCTTGCCGCCACTCGAGCGGCCGGCGAGCCAGCGCTGCAGCTCATGCATGAGCAGCCCGTTGACGGGGCTGATGTGCAGCTCTTCTGTATTCCACGCGCCGGCGCAAGGGCGCTGCGGGAGGAACCGGCCGTCTTCCGTGCGGATGAAGTACGCGTGCTGTTCGGTCATGGGTCATGCCTCCAGGCGGTGGGGGCGGGGTGCGCCGGTACCACGTGGGCTCATGGCGATATCAGGGTCGGCGCAAGCCTGTCAGCTGCGGTACCGCCGAATGACGCTGGGTGGAGACGCTCACCAGGGGTACGGCATCACGCGCAGCTCGCGGGTCTCCGAAGCGCCATACTCTGGATGGTAGAGCACGAAGTAGTACGTGTGCCCCTCGACGGCCTCGAAGACGGAGTTCGCCGTGCAGAGGGCCGGGTCGCAGGTCTCTCCCAGCAACTTCGTCGCGTTGGAGTTGGTGTAGTACTTCCCCGTGGCGGGCGCGGTGAAGGCATACACGGAGTCCACGGACGCTTGCCCCGCGTTTCCACACGTCCCGCCATAGGGCGTCGCACTGCCGGGGCCGTAGTCGTTCATCATCCCGACGTTCGTGGTGGCCACCGCGGGTTGGGCATCGGATGCCAGGGAGACGGGATGCGCGGTCGCGCAGGTGTCGTTGGGCGCGCCCATGTGCCCATACAGGTGGAAAGCCCCATCCCAGTTATCGCTGTCGACCCACAGGTAGTAAGTCCCAGGCTCCAGTCTGGCGGACGCGATCCCGACCTTTTGACGGAGCGCATAATGGACCTGCGAGCCGCAGATCAGCTCGTCCGAAGGCGTGCTGAGCGCGCAAGCGCTGCGCAGCGACAGCACGGGGAAGAGCCAGCTGTCGAGGGCCGGCTCCACCACGAAGGACACCTGCTGCGGAGGGCCGGGCGGAACCGTCACGGTGTAGACGACATCTCCACCGTTCTGGATCTGGTCCGCGCACCCCGAGGTGCCGGCCGTCGCGCTGCTGTCGCCGACATACGTGGTGTCTCCTCGCACGAACGCGTCCCCCGCGGCATCGAACGTCAAGGGCCGGGCCGAACCGCAAGAGCCGTTATACGAGGGCGTGTTGACGGTGACCTTCAACTCGAAGGGGCCGGCATCCCCGGCCGTCGCGCCATCGACCCAGACGATATAGGTGCCAGGCAGCAGTGCCGCGAGGTGCTGACGGCGGAACTGCGCGACCTGGCGGGCGAGATCGAGACCCCAGGCAGCGATCTCAACAGACTGGTGACCGGCACCTAGGGCAGCCACAATGAACCGTATGGCAAGGCGGTACTTCGATCTGACCGACGACATGACCATTCAGGGGTGGTTCACGCCCGAGTAGCTACTGTCTTCTCAGAACTTGCTCCTGAGGCAGTGCAAACCCTGCCCGTGGAGATTGAGGGCCAGTCCGAGCCGTTTTTCATTCTCGTGGCCACCCAGCTCGTTCAGTGCATCGACGAGCGAGCCTCCAGGCACGTCAGGAGATGGACTCCAGAAGACGGACGGCCCGAGAAAGTGGGGAAGTACTGGGATGTGCGGGGAATGCGCATCAACCCGTCACAGGCTGGTGACGCCAAGATTTTCCGCCCCTGGGGATCGTCTATCGCGCTGATTGTCCGTGAGGACATCAAAGACGCCTTGGAGCATCTGGGCGCCACCGGGCCGAAGTTTCAGGAAGTTTAATGCCGAGCCCCAGCAGCCTCTTCCCAGCTCGGGCTGGGAAGAGGCTTTCTACGGACTTCAGCCGTTGCGGCGGCGGCGCAGGACCAGCGACAGGCCCGTCAGCCCCAGCGCCCACAAGGGCGCGCCGCTGGCGGCAGTGCAGCCTCCGCCCTCGTCCTTGTCCTCCTCCTCCGGGGGCGGCTCCTCCACGGGGGGCGTGCCGTTACCCACCTTCACTTGCAGGGTCGTGGCCGCAGCGCGGTCCCCCTCACTGGTCTGGTCCCCGTTGGACGAGTTGCCCGCGCCGAAGAGCGTGAGCGTGCTGTCCTTGGCGGGCGCGACCAGGGTGAAGCTGAAGCGCAGCTCCGTGCCGGTGAAGGGCTGGGGCGCGGTGTGGGTCAGCTCGCTGCCCAGCTTCTTCAGGCCGGCGCCGGCCTGGAGCCCGGCCGCCGCATCGTCCACGGCGATGCCCACGCCGCCCGTCGTGGCGGCGCCCCCGCGGATGACAAAGCTGTACTGGCCGGTGGCCCCTGGTGCCAGCTCCGCGGGGCCCTCGAACGTGACGGTGGGCATCACGCCCCCCTTGTGACACGTGCTGCACATCACCCCGTCCTTGCCGGACTGGCCGGTGATGCCCGTGCTGGTGGCGAAGGCGGGAGCCGCCGTCAGGAACGCGGCGGCGAATACGCTCGCGCCGCTCAACAGGTGCCGCATTGACTTGGTGTGCATGGTCTTGATTCCGGTGAAGGCTGCCACTAACGCAGCTGGAGGAAGGAGAAGGACAGCCCCTGCGTCTTCACCGTCGCCTTGCCGCTGTCGCCCAGCACGCGGAAGGTGGTGGAAGCGGCGCCCGCGCCGAACTCGGTGTAGAGCGTCTGCTTCTCCGACTCGAACAGGAAGATGCTGCCGGAGGTGGACGGGAGGTCCGTCCGGCGCGTCGCCGTCAGCGTGTCGAGCTTCAGCTCCCACCACTGCCAGCCGGTGCCGCTCGCCACGATGCGCGGAGGGGTGCCCTCGTTCACCGGGGCGATGGTCTCATCCAGCACCCGCACGTACGCGGTGCCCTGCTCGCCCGGGATGAGCGCGCCCGCCGTGCCTCCGCCCACCAGCGAGTCCAGCGCCCGGTAGAAGCTGGGATCGAAGGCGCGCGTCTGGGGATCGTACTTGAGCAGGCACGGCTCCGGTGCTTCCTCGCCCACCACCCGGCGCACCGCCGCGCCGTAGGCCTCCGTCGCGATGTACACCTTGCCGTCGAGGCCCAGCGCGGCGTCGTGCGTATAGCCGCACCGGTCATCCTCCGCGAGGGTGGCCGTGTCCGTCGCCGTGTCGATGGAGACCACGCCCGCCTTCTTCGTCACGTTGATGCCCTGCACCGGCCGCCAGCCCACCGGCATGATGATCTGCCCGCCGGTGTGGACGACGGCGCCCGAGAAGGCGAGGACCGTTTCCGGGATGACCAGCGCGTCCAGCGGGATGGTGCCCGTGACGGTCATCGCCGTGGGGTTCCAGATGATGACCTGCGCGGTGAGGCCGTCGAAGAAGTACGCCTTCGTCTCCGAGACGAACTGGAAGTTGGCCTGGTACTCGCCCAGCGACGTCACGCCCCGGGGGGCGAAGTCGACGGTGCCGGCCTTCTCCAGCGTGTTGTTGGCGGTGAGCGTGTAGCGCGTCACCGTGGCGCTCTCGTCGGTCACCACGTAGACGGCGCCCGTCTTGGGAATGCCCACGCCCAGGGCGCGGCCGGGCACCTTGATGGCGCCCTCCAGCGACAGCGTCGCGGCCTGCTCCGCGTGCGGTGTCACCACGACGTAGCTCTCGGTGGGGTCCGCCGTGAGCAACTGCGTGGTGATGGCGTACAGCGGCTCGGGGGGGCCGTTCTGCTCGTCCTCGGAATCTCCACAACCTACGAGCAAGGACAGCGTGAGCGCCGCGGCGGGCAGGCGCAGGGAACGCAAGGCAAACGTGTGCTTCATCAGCGGGGGGCCTCTTGGAAAGGGAGGGAATGGAGAACGACGCCGATTCCCCACGGGGCCGGGGCCCAGTTGTGAAATCGATACGCATCCTCAATTTCAGGACCTTTAGAGACGTTCCTATCAGATGTCAAGAAAGAGGGACGCGGCCCGAAGGCCGCATCCCGAACAACACACGTGGTGAAGCCAAGGGCACTCAACGTGCAGCCAGTGCGGCTTCCACGCGGTGTCCTGGCATGTGGGACTTGACGCGGGCCAGGCCCTGGGCGGGCTCAGTTGGAGCAGAGCGCCACCGACGGGTAGTCCGCGAGCCCGCTCCGGCGATGCGCCAACCCGATGAGGTATTGGTTGTCGGCGCACTGCCCTTTGTACTGGCTCACGCTCCAGTCGCCTCCCGAGAGCGAAGCGCGCTGGTCTCCTCCCCAGAAGTTCTTCGCCGACTTGTTGTGGAGGGGGAGGCCACCAGTGTTCTGCTCGCAGAGCAGGCCCGCCAGCTCCAGCCAGTACGGGTTCGCCGTGGAGAGGCCTACGGCGTAGGCGCCCACGGGGCACTCGAACTTGATGCTCTGGCTGGCCCAGTCACCCGGGTAGCGCAGCGGGGAGACTTCCTGGGAGACCGTCTGGTAGCTGCCCGTGCCCTGCTGCGCGGGAACGGCTCCCGCGTTGGTGCAGAGGAGGGAGAAGTTCGCGCTCACCCCCACCACGCGATAGCCACGCGGGCAGCTGATCTTCGCCTTGCCCGAGTGCCAATCGAAGTCCAGCGCGTTGTTGTCCACGTAGGAGGTGGAACTCCCGTCCTTCAGGAGGACGGTCATCGGCAGGAAGCGCGTCGCCTCCACCGCGCCGGTCCGCCCGTCCGCCGCGAGCAGCCGGCCCAGGGGGCCCGTTCCGAGCCGCCAGTCACCGCTGCGCACGCCACTCCAGTCCGGATAGGTCCACAGGCCGTAGGTTTCGTCCTCTCCCTGCACCGAGTTCTGCAGCTTCGCCGCGTTGATCGCCCAGTAGGCCCAGTCGACGTCCTTGTCGATCAGGTAGTCCGCGAGGTGGTTGAACCACGCCCGGGAGTTGGCTGCCTGCTCGTTGTAGCCAATGCCGAACTCGCTCATCCAGACCGGCGCGGTGTATGCCTGATTCGCCGCGAGCACGAAGCCCCACTCCTGGTCCAGCGTGGCGTGGAGCGTGGCCCTGTCCATGTCGCTGTACTTCGGGCCGCTGCCCAGCGCGCCTCCCGACTGATTCGGCCCGGTGTAGCCATAGTTGTGCACGGCGTAGACGAGCTTGTCTCCGCGCAACAGGGCGACGGGCCGTTGCCTCACGGGCTTCAGCTGCGGGCGCGCTCCGTCCAGGAGCCCCCACCAGTTGACCGCCTCGACGACGATGAGCAGGTCCGGGTTCCTCCTCAGCACCAGGTTGCCCATCGTCTGGGCCGCCATGTGCCAGTCATGTTGGTTGCGCATGCCCCAGTTGGGACTGTCCAGTCCGTCCGGACGCACCTCGTTGCGCAGGTCGGCCCCGGCCACCCACTTGTTGCCCTGGTAGCGCCCCGCCATCATCACCCAGTCGTCCTGCCACCGCTGCAGGGCCTGGCTGCTGTCCCAGAAGCCATTGCCATCCCAGCCGCAGCACCACATGGACTTCGTCGTGTGGTTGTTCAGGATGACCACCAGTTCCTGCCGCGTCAGCTCCGCCACGACGGCGTCGAAGACCTCGAGCGCCGTCTTGTTCAGCAGCTCCGGGTTCTTCGCGGGATCGATACACGTGACGCCGTGCTTCTCCAGACACCGCTGCGCCGCGGGCTTGGTGTCATCCGGGTGCAGCATGTTGTTGGAGAACGGCAGCCGGACGGAGTTGAAGCCCAGCGCCTTCAGGCTTGTGACGAGGTCCGACAGCTTCTGCTTGTCCAATCCTCCCACCACCTCGAGCTGATCGCTGGCGCCGAACCAGTTGACGGACTTCAGCTTGAAGCGCTCTCCACAGCGGTCGACGATGTACCGGCCCCGCGTGCTCAGCGGAACGCGTGGGCTGCACTGCGTCGCGGCCAGCCCGGCATCGGTCATTCCTGTCTGGGCCAGGGCGGTGGTGCCGCACAGGGGGAGCACCGCCAACATCCACAGCAGAGGACTGTTCTTCATCAGGAACGGCTCCTGGGTCAGGGGAGCCGGGACTGAACTCTCGAATACCCGGAGAGTCCAGCCAGAACCTGGCTGTGCTGTCTTGGGGCGGGTGCTTGGCTCAGGCCATCGTGAGCCTTGAGTTCCAGGAAGGGACTGAAATCACAGCACGGGCCCCTTTTGCGCAATCAACATCTCATGGACCCATTTGCTCCACGTCCTGGTCTTCCACGCGGTTCATTCCTACCTGTACTCCCAGTCAAGCTTGGATGGAGGAGGGGAGAAAGCGATGGCATGGAACAGAGGACAGGGATTCATCGGCGTGGGGCTTCTTGCCGGCTGGCTCGGAGCGGGTTGCGAAACCTCGGACATGCAACGCATTTCCGGACAGGAGACCGCCCCCCCGGGACTGGCGGCGGACGACGGGCTCCCCGGCGTGGGGGCGGCAGACATGCCGCCTGTCCAGGCGGACCCGGGGACGCAGCCTGAACAGCCCCGGGAGGACGTCTCAGCTCAGAGCGGCCCCGGTCTTTCGGGGTGCGAGGCCGTTCCCGTCATCCAGCCGGCAGCCCTCGCGGCATGGAAGTCCATGACCCGATCGACTTCGACGTACGGATATTGCGGTGATGCAGCGGCGGATGGCGCAGGCAACATCCTTCTGACCGCCACCCCAGAGAATTACATGTCGATGTCCTTCGCGGTGCAGGCCCCCGACGGAAGCTCCTGGGACGGCGCCATCTCTAACGTGAATACCATGATCGCGAGCAGTCAATCCCAGGGGTTCTTGGGGCGCAGCTTTCACCCGTTGGAGAGCACCACCTGGCTCACGTTCATCGACAGCGTCAACCGGCGGGTCATCGTTCATTCCGAGGAGCCGCTTGGCCAACCCTGGGGGGCCGTGAATCCGGCGGGCGGACTGCATGAGATTCATGAGGATGGAACCCTCAAGGCCTACAGCGGGACTGGCCAGCTTCGCTGGAGCACCTCCCTTGCCCCTCTCCTGAGCGGCCCCGTGAGTGCGCTGGGCGTGAACACCGAGGGCCATACCTTGGTGCTGTCGGTGGAGGGAACGGCAATGGAAGGAGTCTGGGTGGACAGCTCGGGCCAGCCCGGCACCCCGTTCCTCGCGCTCACCCTCGAGAACCCGGCCCCCTTCACGCGTTATGGACTCGCGCCTTTGGTGCAAGGGGGCCTGGTGCTGAGTGCCGAGAACCATTCCGGCAGGTCGTGGATTGCTGCGTTCGACTCCCTGCAAACCTCTTCCGGTCCCATCCCTGGCTGGCTTGGCGCCGGGGATGGGCGCCCGTTCGAGCTGCTTCCTGGCGGCAAAGGCTACATCCGGTGGGAGCGGGTGAACGGAAGCACTTCCGCCTGCCAGTACGAAGCGCAGCTCACCGCGCCTTCTGGCGAATCGTGCGGCACGGTGCGCTTGCCGCGCATGGACACGGTGGACGCCTGCGGCTTCATCAGCATGGGCCGTGACGGGACGGTCGTCGAAAACCTGCCCCCCGAGGAGGTCCCCGGAGACAGGCCCTATCAGAAATGCCGCGCCCGGTGGTGGCCTGCCCTGTTCCGCTAGGGTTTACAGGACGCCGCGGGCCTTGAGGTCCAGGTAGCGGTTGACGGCGGCGAGGCTCAGTTCATCGGGCTGTACATCAATCATCTGCACGCCGCCGCGTCCCACCTTGGCCTTGAGCGTCTCCCGGTCCGAGAGCAGCTCGGAGGCTACCGCGTGCTGGAAGGCCTCCTCGGGCCCCGGGGGAGCGGTGCGCAGCAGGGACTGCAGGGCGGTGTCCTTCACCGAGAGGCACAGGGGGACGTGCCGCCGGGCCAGCCGGTGGAGCGGGTCGATCATCGTGGCGGCCTGCTCTTCGTCCAGGAAGTCGGTGAAGACACACAGCAGGCTGCGCCGGTGCAGCCGCAGGTTCAGCTCCTTGAAGAGCGCCAGGTAATCCACGTACGTGAGGCTGGGGGTGGCCGAGTAGAGCGTGTCGACAATCTTCCGGTACTGCCCTCGCCCGGCCATGGGCGGCAGGTAGGCCTTCACCCCGTCGGCGAAGAGGGCCAGGCCCACCCGGTCCCCGTTGCGCACCGCCACGAAGGCCAGGAACAGCGCCGCGTTCACCGCATGGTCCAGCTTCGTCAGCTCGCCCACGCGCGCCGCCATGGAGCGGCCCGCGTCCACGCAGATGAGAATGGATTGGGAGCGCTCGGACTCCATCACCCGGGTGACGGGCTTGCCCCGGCGCGCCGAGGCCTTCCAGTCCACCTCTCGCACCGAGTCGCCCTGGGCGTAGTCGCGCAGGCGGGCGAACTCGCTGCCCTGGCCGTCCCGCCGCAGCTTCCTCAGGCCCAGGTTCACGAAGTCCAGCGCCGCCCCCGACAGCAGCAAGCGGCTGGCCCCCCGCAGGTCCGGGAACACCGAGACGCTCCGGGCCGCCGGGTACGCCCGCTCGTGGAGCACGAGCCCCAGCGGGCCCCGCACCCTCACGCGCACGTCCCCGAAGCTGAACTTGCCGCGCTGCGCGGGCACCACCCGGTACACCCAGCGCGTCTGGCTGTCCGGGGGCAGGCTCAGCGGCGCCTCCTCGGGCGTCGCGGCGAAGCCCTCGGGCACGTCGTCCCTCACGCGCACCTGCACCGTGCGCCCGGAGCGGTGGATGAGCCGCACCTCCACCTTGTTGGAGACGCCCACCGAGAGCTTCTGCGGTAGCTCCCGGTGCACCTCCAGGCGTACCCCCCGCGCCAGCAGGACATCCAGCACCGCCAGCGCCAGCGCCAGCCCGTCCAGCGCCAGCACGAGGCCGCCCAGGCCCGGCGAGAAGCCCGCCGCCATCATGGGCAGGGCCAGCACGGCCAGCAGCACCCACAGGCGCGGGGTGGGAATCACCGGGGAACCTCGACCGATTGCACCACCTCCCGGAGCACGTCCGAGGGCGTGGCCCCATCCAGCTCCGCGTCCGGCGACAGGAGCAGCCGGTGCTTCAGCACGGGCCCCGCCAGGAAGCGCACGTCATCCGGGGTGACGAAGTGCCGGCCCCGCAGCGCCGCCAGCGCCTTGGCCGCCAGCAGCAGGTGCACCCCCGCGCGCGGTCCCGCCCCCAGGCGGATGCGGCCCGAGGTGCGCGTGGCGGACACCAGCTTGCGGATGTAGGACAGCACCGGCGGCTCCACCGTCACGTCGTGGAGCGCCGCGCGGGCCCGCGCCAGCCCGTCCTGGTCCACCGCGGCGCCCACCCCGGCCCGCTCCAGGTTGCCTGAGTCGAAGCCCCGGTGCACCGAGGCGAGGATGGCGTCCTCCTCCTCGGGGGCCGGGTAGCCCACCTCCACCTTGAAGAGGAACCGGTCGAGCTGGGCCTCGGGCAGCGGGTAGGTGCCCTCGGACTCCACCGGATTCTGGGTGGCGAACACCGTGAAGAGCGGCGAGAGGGTGATGTGGCGGCCCTCCAAGGAGACGCTGCGCTCCTGCATGGCCTCCAGCAGCGCTGACTGCGTCTTGGCCGGCGCGCGGTTGATTTCATCCGCGAGCAGCAGGTCCGTGAAGATGGGGCCTCGCACCAGGACGAAGGACTGTGTCTTCAGGTCGAAGACGCTGGTGCCCAGGATGTCCGCGGGCATCAGGTCCGGGGTGAACTGGATGCGCTTGAAGTCCGCGCTCACGCTGCGCGCCAGGGCCTTGGCCATCAGCGTCTTGGCCACGCCGGGCACGCCCTCCAGCAGCACGTGGCCGCCGGCGATGAGGCCGCACAGCATCAGCTCGAGCGCCTCGTCCTGGCCAACCACGGCCTTGCGCACCTCGCTCAGCACGCCCTCTCGGATGGCGTGGGCGGCCTGCACGGCGTGGCCAGACGAGGCGGGGGGCGCGAAAGGGGGGGGAACGTTCATGACTCCTCGGGGGAAGCGGCGGGTGCGCGGGACCCGGTGGGCAAGAGGCGGTGGCGCAGCCCGGCGGCGCGCGTGGCGAGCCGCACGAGCTCCTTGTCGGTGGTGGGCCCTTCGGCCTGGCGCAGCAGGGCGCGCAGGCCCTGGGCCAGGTCCTTCCGGCCCCGGGCGGCGAGTCCCTCGGCGACGGCGGGGGCGGGCGTGTGCGCGGGCAGCCCCGCCATGAGGGCCAGCTCCTGCGTCACCTCGCGGGTGATGAGCTCGGCGGCGAAGGCGTGGTGCCGCCCCTCGCGGTAGAGCCGGCTCATGGCGAACAGCGCGTCCGTGGCCCCCACGCGCAGGGCCTCCGGTGGCGGGCGGGGACGGCCGAAGCGCTTCAGGGACACCGCCCAGAAGCCCACGCCCAGCAGCAGCTGCGCCACGGCGAAGTGCAGGCCGTAGCGCCGCGCGAAGTCCACCACCGAGCGCTCGTTGCTGAAGCCGTGGTGGAACTCGCTGAACTCGAAGGGGCCCGGGCCCCCCAGCGCGCGCAGGGCGCTCAGCCAGAACTGCGCGTTGTCCGCCCGGGCCAGCGCCTGGTTCATGGCGAGCTCGGGCGCGCCCAGCACCAGCACCCGGCCCAGGCCGTAGGGCACCACCGCCGCCACGGGGCGCTCCAGCTGCGCGTCCACCAGCAGCGGCACCGCGCCCGGGGGCAGCTCCAGGTACGCCTGCACCTTGGCCTCCACGCGCTCGGTGCCCAGCGTGTAGGGCGTGGACAGGGGCGGCACCAGCGTGCGCATGGGCAGCGAGGTGTCCGCCTTGGAGAGCTTCACCTCCAGCGCGTCCAGGAGGGGGTTCTCCCGGGAGCCCCAGGGCACGAGGACGAGGCTGTGGCCCGCCTCCACCCGGCGGAGCAGCGCCGCGCGCTCATCCGCGTTCAGCTCCGCGGAGTGCAGGGCGCGCAGGCCCTCCTGGGGCACCTCCTCGTCCTCCAGCCCCTCGTCCCGCTGGGTGGCCAGGCGCGTCTCGTCCGGGTCCGCCTCGTAGGCGCCCTCCACCTCCACCGCCAGCAGGAGCAGGGTGGCGGGGGAGTCCGCGTCCAGCAGCTGGAGGTCCATGGCGCGGCGCCCGGGCGCCATCCCGCTCTCCTGGAGCAGCAGGTAGAGCGCCCGGGCGCCGTTCTCCGAGGCACGGTACGTGGAGAGGGTGTCCGCGAAGTCTCCCCGCGCGGCCCCGCGCAGCAGGAAGCCGCCGAGGATGACGGCGAACAGCAGCCCGCCCACCACGAGCACCGGGAAGCGGTCACGCACCGGGAGCCTCCGGGACCGCGGGGGCGGTGAGCAGCGGCTGGGTGAGGGCACGGAAGGCCTGGTAGCCGTCCGGGCCCACCGGCAGGTTGCCGTACCAGGCGAAGTCGAAGCGGCGCGTCAGCTCCCGGAAGGGGGCCCGCCACTCGCTGCGGCCCTTGAACTGGCGCAGGTAGTCCCAGTTGCTCAGGGTGGCGTCGTAAAGGATGGCGCCCTCGCGGTGCAGCCGGGACAGCAGGGCCAGGTACAGGCTGCGCACCGCCTCCCGGTATTCGCCCCGCGCCGCCAGCTCGTCGGCCAGCTGGGCCCAGCCTTCCGGGGCGCGCGCCAGGGCACTCATGGGGTCCTTCGCGAGCGCTGCCGCATCCAGCGTGCTCACCTCGAGCTGGGCGCTCTCGTGGCGCTGCTGCTGGCGCAGGGCGCGCAAGAGCACCGCCGCGAGCACCACCACCACCGCCGCGATGAGCAGCACCACCAGCCCATGGGCCACGGTCAGGCCGGCCGCGCCCGAGGACGGGGCCACGCGGGGCGCATCGTGGCGCTGCTTGAACAGCTCCTCCAGTACGCCGTCCAGCCACTTCATGAAGCGCTGCCACCAGTCCGGCGCCACCGGCGCCTCCTCCGCCGGGGCCTTGTCCTTGTGCGGGGTGGCCGAGAACTCCGGCCGGGAGAGGATGTCCCGGGCCTTCGCCGAGGCGGACCGGGCATCCGGGCGCGCGGATTCCAGGGCCACCGTCTCCGTGGCCTGCTCCAGCCCCAGCTGCAGCAGCTCCGTGGCCGCCTCGCAGTCCTCGTCCTGGTGGGCCTTCTTCTCCACGGCGTGCAGCAGCCGCTGGAACTTCTGCTGCTCGGCGGTGCTCAGGGCGGAGACGGTGCCCTCTGCCTCCTCCAGCCCCTCGCTGCCGTAGTCACATTCCGAGGCCACCTCGCGGAGCCGCTGGAGCAGCTCCGGGCGCGGTGGCGGGGCTTCCGCCCTCGCCAGGGAAGGGCCCAGCACGAGGCCCAGGAGCACGAGCGCCCCGCTCCGGCCGGGGGCCCGCGCCGCGCCCCGGGCGGGGAGCTGCTGCACGGCGGCGAGCAGGTCCAACCCCTCCTGGCGCACGCGCCCGTCCACCAGGAGCAGCGAGGCGGTGGCCGCCTGGAGCGGCTCGAACAGGGTGAAGGTGAGGGCGCCCAGGAAGGTGAGCCAGACGGGGTTGTCGATGGAGGCGAAGCGCTCCGCGAAGGTGAGATCCAACGCCAGCAGCTGCCGGCCCATCCAGAACAGGACGTTGAAGGCGATGTGGAGGTTGCCGAAGGTGAGCACCATCGCCAGCCCCGTCAGCACGCGCACCCCCGTGGCGGCCCCCCGTGCGGGCCCCAGCAGCTGGGCGCACAGGCCATACAGGCGCAGCGGGCTGCCCACGCCCTGCATCATCGCGGCATAGCCCACCCGGTGCGCCGAGAGCAGCAGGTAGGCCAGGCCCAGGGAGAGCAGCAGGCTCAGGGGGGTGAAGACGAAGAGGTAGCCCACGGTGAAGAGGAGGCTGGGCGCCCGCTTCAGCGCGGCGCGCACGCTGGCGCGCACCGTGGGCTCCGCCTGGCCGAGCAGCAGCTCCTGGACGTGGTGGCAGGCGGCGCCCTGGAGGAGCCCCCGGAGCAGCCACGCCAGGGTGAGCCCCAGCGTGGGGAGGTTCAGGTCCCGCTGGCTCCGGGCCGCGTCCACGAGGTGCAGCACCGCTCCGGTGACGAGCGCGCCCGAGGGGAGCGTCAGCGCCCACACGCCGGCGGTGCGCG from Stigmatella aurantiaca encodes:
- a CDS encoding AAA family ATPase; this encodes MNVPPPFAPPASSGHAVQAAHAIREGVLSEVRKAVVGQDEALELMLCGLIAGGHVLLEGVPGVAKTLMAKALARSVSADFKRIQFTPDLMPADILGTSVFDLKTQSFVLVRGPIFTDLLLADEINRAPAKTQSALLEAMQERSVSLEGRHITLSPLFTVFATQNPVESEGTYPLPEAQLDRFLFKVEVGYPAPEEEDAILASVHRGFDSGNLERAGVGAAVDQDGLARARAALHDVTVEPPVLSYIRKLVSATRTSGRIRLGAGPRAGVHLLLAAKALAALRGRHFVTPDDVRFLAGPVLKHRLLLSPDAELDGATPSDVLREVVQSVEVPR
- a CDS encoding DUF4350 domain-containing protein — its product is MRDRFPVLVVGGLLFAVILGGFLLRGAARGDFADTLSTYRASENGARALYLLLQESGMAPGRRAMDLQLLDADSPATLLLLAVEVEGAYEADPDETRLATQRDEGLEDEEVPQEGLRALHSAELNADERAALLRRVEAGHSLVLVPWGSRENPLLDALEVKLSKADTSLPMRTLVPPLSTPYTLGTERVEAKVQAYLELPPGAVPLLVDAQLERPVAAVVPYGLGRVLVLGAPELAMNQALARADNAQFWLSALRALGGPGPFEFSEFHHGFSNERSVVDFARRYGLHFAVAQLLLGVGFWAVSLKRFGRPRPPPEALRVGATDALFAMSRLYREGRHHAFAAELITREVTQELALMAGLPAHTPAPAVAEGLAARGRKDLAQGLRALLRQAEGPTTDKELVRLATRAAGLRHRLLPTGSRAPAASPEES
- a CDS encoding DUF4129 domain-containing protein, translating into MAVSALELRPRNAIALMDAALRLCSRTAGVWALTLPSGALVTGAVLHLVDAARSQRDLNLPTLGLTLAWLLRGLLQGAACHHVQELLLGQAEPTVRASVRAALKRAPSLLFTVGYLFVFTPLSLLLSLGLAYLLLSAHRVGYAAMMQGVGSPLRLYGLCAQLLGPARGAATGVRVLTGLAMVLTFGNLHIAFNVLFWMGRQLLALDLTFAERFASIDNPVWLTFLGALTFTLFEPLQAATASLLLVDGRVRQEGLDLLAAVQQLPARGAARAPGRSGALVLLGLVLGPSLARAEAPPPRPELLQRLREVASECDYGSEGLEEAEGTVSALSTAEQQKFQRLLHAVEKKAHQDEDCEAATELLQLGLEQATETVALESARPDARSASAKARDILSRPEFSATPHKDKAPAEEAPVAPDWWQRFMKWLDGVLEELFKQRHDAPRVAPSSGAAGLTVAHGLVVLLIAAVVVVLAAVLLRALRQQQRHESAQLEVSTLDAAALAKDPMSALARAPEGWAQLADELAARGEYREAVRSLYLALLSRLHREGAILYDATLSNWDYLRQFKGRSEWRAPFRELTRRFDFAWYGNLPVGPDGYQAFRALTQPLLTAPAVPEAPGA